The region TGGTCAGTCGTTCGTTTTGAGGTACTGGTAGAGGGTTTCGCGGCTGATGCCGAACTCGCGGGCGAGCGGCGCCTTCTTTTCGCCGGCAGCGGCACGACGCCGCAGTTCGAGCACCCGATCTGGCGCGAGCGCCTTCTTGCGCCCCCGGTAAGCACCTCGCTGTTTGGCGAGCGAGATGCCCTCGCGTTGCCGCTCTCGGATCAAGGCGCGTTCAAACTCGGCGAACGCCCCCATCACCGACAGCATGAGGTTAGCCATTGGTGAATCCTCGCCGGTGAAGCTCAGGCTTTCCTTCACGAATTCGATACGCACGCCACGCTGGGTAAGGCTGTGCACCAGGCGACGCAGGTCGTCCAGATTGCGCGCCAAGCGGTCCATGCTGTGCACCACCACCGTATCGCCCTCGCGC is a window of Desulfovibrio sp. TomC DNA encoding:
- a CDS encoding recombinase family protein produces the protein MQGHRIGYVRVSSFDQNPERQLEHVQVDKVFTDKASGKDTRRPQLDALLAFVREGDTVVVHSMDRLARNLDDLRRLVHSLTQRGVRIEFVKESLSFTGEDSPMANLMLSVMGAFAEFERALIRERQREGISLAKQRGAYRGRKKALAPDRVLELRRRAAAGEKKAPLAREFGISRETLYQYLKTND